The following are from one region of the Paenalkalicoccus suaedae genome:
- the rplI gene encoding 50S ribosomal protein L9: protein MQVILLQDVKGQGKKGDVKNVPDGYARNFLFKNNLAVEANAGNMKSLEKKKESQEKQAEQELEGAKKYKEELEKLTIELTAKAGEGGRLFGAVTSKQIAEQLKKMDLKIDKRKIDLNEPIRALGYSNVDVKIHPKVTATLKVHVKEA, encoded by the coding sequence ATGCAAGTAATTTTACTTCAAGATGTTAAAGGCCAAGGTAAAAAGGGAGACGTTAAAAACGTACCGGATGGATATGCACGCAACTTTCTTTTCAAAAATAACCTAGCAGTTGAAGCAAACGCAGGGAATATGAAATCTCTTGAGAAGAAGAAAGAAAGCCAGGAGAAACAGGCGGAACAAGAGCTTGAGGGCGCAAAGAAATATAAGGAAGAGCTTGAGAAGCTAACGATTGAGCTAACGGCGAAAGCTGGTGAAGGCGGTCGACTCTTTGGTGCTGTCACAAGTAAGCAAATTGCTGAGCAGCTTAAGAAAATGGATTTAAAGATCGATAAGCGTAAGATCGATTTAAATGAACCGATTCGTGCGCTAGGATACTCGAATGTGGACGTGAAAATCCACCCGAAGGTAACGGCGACACTAAAGGTTCACGTAAAAGAAGCATAA
- the dnaB gene encoding replicative DNA helicase, translated as MSEEFTDRTPPQNIEAEQAVLGAIFLEGEALITASERLVPEDFYRVAHQRIFSVMLELAAKGEPVDLVTITDDLNQKQWLDEVGGIPYLTDLANAVPTAANVLYYTQIVEEKSLLRRLIRVATNITTEGYAGEDDVEAILGDAEKAILEVSQRKSSGEFVDIKEVLIEAFDKIELLQHTAGEVTGVPTGFSELDRMTAGFQKNDLIIVAARPSVGKTAFALNISQNVATKTDENVAIFSLEMGADQLVMRMLCAEGNINAQRLRTGQLEDEDWQRLTMAMGSLSKAGIYIDDTPGIKVKEIRAKCRKLRQERGLGMIMIDYLQLIQGDARSSEGRQQEVSEISRELKGLARELEVPVIALSQLSRGVESRQDKRPMMSDIRESGSIEQDADIVAFLYRDDYYDRESEKKDIIEIIIAKQRNGPVGTVELAFVKEYNKFVNLERRFDEGDIPPGA; from the coding sequence ATGAGCGAAGAATTTACAGATCGGACGCCTCCTCAAAATATAGAAGCAGAGCAGGCGGTGCTAGGAGCGATTTTTTTAGAAGGTGAAGCTCTTATCACCGCCTCCGAGCGTTTAGTGCCGGAAGATTTTTATCGTGTTGCACATCAGCGTATTTTTAGTGTGATGCTCGAGCTAGCTGCTAAGGGGGAGCCTGTCGATCTCGTAACAATCACCGATGATTTGAATCAAAAACAGTGGCTAGACGAAGTTGGCGGCATTCCGTACTTAACAGATTTAGCAAACGCAGTACCGACAGCTGCAAACGTCCTGTACTATACGCAAATTGTTGAAGAGAAGTCGTTACTACGCCGCCTCATTCGTGTAGCAACAAACATTACAACAGAAGGCTATGCGGGCGAAGATGATGTAGAAGCGATTTTAGGCGATGCGGAGAAAGCAATCCTCGAGGTTTCGCAACGGAAATCGTCTGGAGAATTTGTTGATATTAAAGAGGTCCTCATTGAGGCATTTGATAAAATTGAGCTTTTACAGCACACAGCTGGAGAAGTAACTGGCGTACCAACCGGATTCTCCGAGCTTGATCGCATGACGGCTGGCTTCCAAAAGAACGATTTAATTATCGTAGCGGCCCGTCCATCGGTAGGTAAGACGGCCTTTGCACTTAACATTTCGCAAAACGTTGCGACCAAAACCGATGAGAACGTCGCCATCTTTAGTTTAGAGATGGGTGCCGATCAGCTTGTCATGCGTATGCTTTGTGCCGAGGGTAATATTAATGCGCAGCGCCTCCGTACTGGTCAGCTTGAGGACGAGGACTGGCAGCGTCTTACAATGGCGATGGGCAGCTTATCGAAGGCTGGTATCTACATTGATGATACGCCAGGTATTAAAGTGAAGGAGATCCGTGCCAAATGCCGTAAGCTAAGGCAGGAACGCGGTCTAGGAATGATCATGATTGACTACTTACAGCTCATTCAAGGTGACGCTCGCAGTAGTGAGGGTCGTCAGCAGGAGGTGTCAGAGATCTCCCGTGAATTAAAAGGTCTTGCCCGTGAGCTTGAGGTACCTGTAATTGCCTTGTCACAGCTTTCGCGTGGGGTAGAGTCACGTCAGGACAAACGTCCAATGATGTCCGACATTCGTGAATCTGGATCGATTGAGCAGGATGCCGATATCGTCGCCTTCTTATACCGAGATGATTACTATGATCGCGAATCCGAGAAAAAGGATATTATCGAGATCATCATTGCCAAGCAACGTAACGGTCCAGTTGGCACCGTCGAGCTTGCCTTCGTAAAGGAGTACAATAAATTCGTTAACTTAGAGCGTCGTTTTGACGAGGGAGATATCCCTCCAGGCGCGTAG
- a CDS encoding DHH family phosphoesterase — MPKFLMKRWHGYHVVILFAIAFLVTGGLMSFDWRLGLAGFVALVAMLFFTVRARVQFERELSAYLSTLTYRVNKAGEEAVTKLPIGMLLYNEDLLIQWTNPYIQKMTESDLIGTSMDILSEELIDHVNEEKRSFLLHVRDENYRVIHEPNERLLYFLNVTEEQEFKDLFERDKTVIGVIYLDNYDEVTQGMDDQVRSKLLSHVTDALNQWSREHDILIRRTSSDKFLAVFNEDALASLESSRFTLLDEVRENTAAEKVALTLSIGIGSGETSLRELGALAQSSLDLALGRGGDQVAIKEKSGKVRFYGGKSNAMEKRTRVRARVISHAIRDFILESDKVFVMGHKNPDMDSIGAAIGMLKIAAANGKDSYIVLDSDDVNQSVHKLLKEIQEHDDLWSQFISPEEAREELTDDTLMVVVDTHRPSLVLDSKLVDKVDRTIVIDHHRRGEEFIDDAVLVYMEPYASSTAELVTELLEYQPNQPALDVLESTALLAGIIVDTKSFAIRTGSRTFDAASYLRSRGADTTLVQKLLKEDLDHYVKRSKLIEQAHVYSGGVAIARGYAGETYGQVLIAQAADTLLTMNDVVASFVISKIADGRLSISARSLGEVNVQLIMEKMGGGGHLTNAATQLDKMTEEEAEELLKEKIDEYFKGVE; from the coding sequence ATGCCAAAATTCCTGATGAAACGATGGCATGGCTACCACGTCGTTATCTTGTTCGCTATCGCATTTCTCGTAACAGGCGGTCTCATGTCTTTTGACTGGCGGCTAGGTTTAGCGGGGTTTGTAGCACTTGTTGCGATGCTTTTTTTTACCGTGCGCGCACGAGTTCAGTTCGAGCGAGAATTATCTGCCTATCTATCGACGCTCACCTATAGGGTGAACAAAGCGGGCGAAGAGGCTGTGACTAAACTGCCAATCGGTATGCTCCTCTATAATGAGGATCTGCTGATTCAATGGACCAATCCATATATTCAGAAGATGACGGAAAGTGATTTAATCGGGACTTCGATGGACATTTTATCGGAGGAGCTCATTGATCACGTTAACGAAGAAAAACGTAGCTTTCTCCTGCACGTGCGTGACGAGAACTATCGAGTCATTCATGAGCCTAACGAGCGTTTGCTGTATTTCTTAAACGTAACGGAGGAGCAGGAATTTAAGGATCTATTTGAGCGTGATAAAACGGTAATCGGTGTTATCTATTTGGATAACTATGATGAAGTGACACAGGGAATGGATGATCAGGTTCGCAGTAAATTACTCTCACATGTAACAGATGCGCTGAATCAGTGGTCAAGAGAGCACGATATTTTAATTCGTCGTACATCCTCTGATAAGTTTTTAGCGGTATTTAATGAGGATGCTTTAGCGTCACTTGAATCAAGCCGCTTCACACTCTTAGATGAAGTGAGAGAGAATACCGCAGCTGAGAAGGTTGCGTTAACGCTAAGTATTGGAATCGGGAGTGGCGAAACGTCGCTGAGAGAGCTTGGAGCACTGGCTCAATCGAGCTTAGACTTAGCTTTAGGACGTGGTGGAGACCAGGTTGCCATTAAAGAGAAGAGCGGGAAAGTTCGCTTTTATGGTGGAAAATCGAATGCGATGGAAAAACGAACGCGAGTGCGAGCACGAGTGATCTCTCATGCGATTCGTGACTTCATTTTAGAGAGTGATAAAGTGTTTGTTATGGGGCATAAAAACCCGGACATGGACTCTATAGGAGCCGCCATTGGTATGCTTAAGATTGCTGCCGCAAATGGTAAAGACAGCTATATCGTGTTAGACTCCGACGATGTTAATCAGAGCGTCCACAAGCTCCTTAAGGAGATCCAAGAGCATGATGATCTTTGGTCGCAGTTTATAAGCCCTGAAGAAGCACGTGAAGAGCTTACGGATGACACGCTTATGGTCGTAGTAGACACACACAGACCGTCACTTGTTTTAGATTCGAAGCTAGTGGATAAAGTAGATCGTACGATTGTTATTGATCACCATCGACGTGGCGAAGAGTTTATTGATGATGCGGTACTCGTCTATATGGAGCCTTATGCTTCCTCTACAGCAGAGCTTGTAACAGAGCTTTTAGAGTACCAGCCAAATCAACCGGCACTAGACGTGCTTGAATCAACGGCTTTGCTTGCCGGCATTATCGTCGATACGAAGAGCTTTGCCATTCGCACGGGATCTCGGACATTTGATGCTGCCTCCTATTTGCGTAGTCGCGGAGCAGATACAACACTTGTCCAAAAGCTACTTAAAGAGGATCTCGATCATTACGTGAAGAGATCAAAGCTGATTGAACAGGCTCATGTTTATTCTGGCGGCGTCGCTATCGCCCGTGGTTATGCAGGCGAAACGTATGGGCAGGTTTTAATTGCACAAGCAGCTGATACGTTACTCACGATGAATGATGTTGTGGCTTCCTTCGTTATTTCTAAAATTGCAGATGGAAGACTAAGTATAAGCGCTCGCTCACTCGGTGAGGTCAACGTTCAGCTCATTATGGAAAAAATGGGCGGCGGAGGTCACTTGACCAACGCAGCAACACAGCTTGATAAGATGACAGAAGAAGAAGCAGAAGAACTGCTCAAAGAAAAAATAGATGAATACTTTAAGGGAGTGGAATAA